In Arthrobacter citreus, a single genomic region encodes these proteins:
- a CDS encoding FtsW/RodA/SpoVE family cell cycle protein: MLKKYLKNIDYMIFVPLIILCLFGLIMVYSASSPLPSIRYQSEHWPDDYFFKKQLTAFEVGMVACLFFMCVPATFFRKRIVIILNVAISIGLLVAVLLFGEVRNNAKSWVFGIQPAELIKLGSIILLASWYSKRQKGITKNWKMLFAPWVIVAIYIILLRLQPDTGTALLIIGTCAVVSFCSGFIVKRLILLFVGGIGLLYPLISICISLGIGLTDVQVNRFLAFRNPFDYAQGIGFQIVNSLIAFANGGFTGVGLGKSIQKLGYLPEPHTDFILAIIGEETGLIGVIVVILCIFIIVWRGLLIAHKSNDSFDSLLATGISAIIVIQSFVNIGGVTSLIPLTGVPLPFVSYGGTSLIVMLSMVGILMNISIRNKINKETL; the protein is encoded by the coding sequence ATGTTAAAAAAATATTTAAAAAATATTGATTATATGATTTTTGTTCCATTAATCATTTTGTGTTTATTTGGTTTAATCATGGTGTATAGCGCTAGTTCGCCGTTACCGTCTATTCGTTATCAAAGCGAACATTGGCCAGATGATTATTTCTTCAAAAAGCAATTAACTGCATTTGAAGTAGGGATGGTTGCGTGTTTATTCTTTATGTGTGTACCTGCAACTTTCTTTAGAAAGCGAATTGTGATCATTTTAAATGTGGCAATAAGTATTGGGCTACTAGTAGCCGTTTTACTATTTGGTGAAGTTAGAAATAACGCTAAAAGCTGGGTTTTTGGAATACAACCTGCTGAGTTAATAAAATTAGGATCTATTATTCTATTAGCCAGTTGGTACTCAAAAAGACAAAAGGGAATTACAAAAAACTGGAAAATGCTATTTGCCCCTTGGGTAATTGTAGCAATTTATATTATCTTATTACGATTACAGCCTGATACAGGTACAGCTTTATTAATTATAGGAACCTGTGCAGTCGTATCGTTTTGTAGTGGTTTTATTGTTAAGAGACTAATCCTCTTATTTGTAGGTGGGATTGGATTACTCTATCCATTAATCAGTATTTGTATTAGTTTAGGAATTGGATTAACAGATGTACAAGTTAACCGATTTTTAGCATTCCGAAATCCTTTTGACTATGCTCAAGGGATTGGATTTCAAATCGTAAATTCATTAATTGCATTTGCAAATGGTGGTTTTACTGGTGTTGGATTAGGAAAAAGTATCCAGAAATTAGGCTATTTACCTGAACCACATACTGATTTTATTTTAGCGATTATCGGCGAAGAAACAGGTTTGATAGGCGTTATTGTTGTTATTTTATGTATATTTATTATTGTTTGGCGAGGATTGCTAATTGCTCATAAATCAAATGATTCATTTGATTCATTATTAGCTACAGGAATTAGCGCGATTATCGTGATTCAATCATTTGTAAATATTGGAGGAGTTACATCGTTAATTCCTCTTACGGGTGTTCCTTTACCATTTGTAAGTTACGGGGGGACTTCATTAATCGTTATGCTCTCTATGGTTGGTATTTTAATGAATATTTCAATACGTAATAAGATTAACAAAGAAACTTTATAA
- a CDS encoding YlaN family protein, which yields MRSDAVTDYKDKAFELLKKDAEKILKLINVQLDHLTMPQCPLYEEVLDTQMFGLSREIDFASRLGLIEVEQGKELLSELERRLSALHEAFTDQKNK from the coding sequence TTGAGGTCTGATGCTGTAACAGATTACAAAGATAAAGCATTTGAATTATTAAAAAAAGATGCTGAAAAGATTTTAAAATTAATAAATGTGCAACTTGATCATTTAACAATGCCACAATGCCCTCTATATGAAGAGGTTTTAGATACTCAAATGTTTGGTTTATCAAGGGAAATTGACTTTGCTTCTCGATTAGGTTTAATTGAGGTAGAACAAGGTAAAGAACTTCTTTCTGAACTAGAGCGAAGACTATCTGCTTTGCATGAAGCGTTTACAGATCAAAAGAATAAATAA
- a CDS encoding peptidyl-prolyl cis-trans isomerase: protein MSEVFQLTGNVEFPLTIDPSVWIFDERKVKLESLLAGELKKVDELEQYTKSVSKHWDREIVEGAKVDNSPLFATQKKEWLKESYAMPFSYFIDNSKPKSRDFEVTVETERRAIKLPFEVLYESYLAFSYNGKRISENGPVHLYFVDGSNKDNPITSIVKIIL, encoded by the coding sequence ATGAGTGAAGTTTTTCAATTAACTGGTAACGTGGAATTTCCGTTGACAATCGATCCAAGTGTTTGGATTTTTGATGAGAGAAAAGTTAAATTAGAGAGTTTGTTAGCTGGTGAATTAAAAAAGGTTGATGAGCTTGAACAATATACTAAAAGTGTTTCAAAGCATTGGGATCGTGAAATTGTTGAAGGTGCGAAGGTTGATAATAGTCCTTTATTTGCTACTCAGAAAAAAGAATGGCTTAAGGAATCGTATGCAATGCCATTTTCGTATTTTATCGATAATAGTAAACCTAAAAGTCGCGATTTCGAAGTTACAGTTGAAACAGAACGTCGAGCAATCAAATTACCTTTTGAAGTGCTATATGAAAGTTATTTAGCCTTTTCATACAATGGTAAACGAATTTCTGAAAATGGGCCAGTTCATTTGTATTTTGTTGATGGTTCAAATAAGGATAACCCGATTACTTCAATAGTGAAAATTATATTGTAG
- a CDS encoding PhoH family protein, with amino-acid sequence MSKIYVLDTNVLLQDPLAIFSFEDNEVVVPAVVLEEVDSKKRYMDEVGRNARYVSKLIDSFRELGKLHESIPLENGGSFRIELNHRSFQQLQEIFVEKTNDNRILAVAKNLSLEEEAKENGKTVILVSKDTLVRVKADALNLFAEDYLSDRVVEVDHIYTGYLEYYINTDLLNKFYEKTELPVSDIANHPFYPNQFIVLKDALGGKSSALGVVDKTGTKIKKFVFSNEHIWGIRPRNAQQSMALELLLRDDIPLVTLIGKAGTGKTLLALAAGLMQSEDLQSYKKLLVARPIVPVGKDLGYLPGEKDEKLRPWMQPIYDNLEYLFNTKKPGELDAILAGMGSIEVEALTYIRGRSIPEQFIIIDEAQNLTRHEVKTILTRVGDKSKIVLMGDPEQIDHPYLDEYNNGLTYVVEKFKDQKISGHVKLIKGERSSIAQLAADLL; translated from the coding sequence TTGAGTAAAATATATGTTCTCGACACCAATGTACTATTGCAAGATCCACTAGCAATCTTTTCATTTGAAGATAACGAAGTAGTTGTTCCAGCTGTTGTATTAGAGGAAGTAGATTCAAAGAAGAGATATATGGATGAAGTAGGTCGTAATGCTAGGTATGTATCCAAATTAATTGATAGCTTTCGAGAACTAGGGAAATTACATGAAAGTATTCCTCTTGAAAATGGTGGTTCGTTTAGAATTGAATTAAATCATCGTTCGTTTCAGCAATTACAAGAGATATTTGTTGAAAAAACGAATGATAATCGCATTTTAGCTGTAGCGAAAAATTTATCTCTTGAAGAAGAGGCAAAAGAAAATGGAAAAACTGTCATCTTAGTAAGTAAAGATACACTAGTTCGTGTTAAAGCGGATGCCCTTAATTTATTTGCTGAAGATTATTTAAGCGACAGAGTGGTTGAAGTGGACCATATTTATACCGGATATTTGGAGTATTACATAAATACAGATTTATTAAATAAGTTTTACGAGAAGACTGAGCTACCTGTTTCGGATATTGCAAATCATCCATTTTATCCTAATCAATTTATCGTATTAAAGGATGCTCTAGGCGGTAAAAGTTCAGCACTTGGCGTTGTTGATAAAACGGGAACAAAAATTAAGAAATTCGTTTTTTCAAACGAACATATTTGGGGTATAAGACCTAGAAATGCTCAACAATCAATGGCATTAGAATTACTATTACGCGACGATATCCCACTTGTAACATTAATCGGTAAAGCGGGTACTGGAAAAACATTATTAGCTTTAGCGGCAGGATTAATGCAAAGTGAAGACCTACAAAGTTATAAAAAATTATTAGTAGCTAGACCAATCGTTCCAGTAGGTAAAGATCTTGGTTATTTACCAGGTGAAAAGGACGAAAAACTAAGACCTTGGATGCAACCGATATATGATAATCTAGAATATTTGTTTAATACTAAAAAACCTGGTGAACTAGATGCTATCTTAGCTGGAATGGGCTCAATTGAAGTAGAAGCTTTAACTTATATAAGAGGGAGAAGTATCCCAGAGCAATTTATTATAATTGATGAAGCACAAAATCTAACAAGACACGAAGTAAAAACGATTTTAACTCGTGTTGGTGATAAGAGTAAAATCGTATTAATGGGAGACCCTGAACAAATTGATCATCCTTATCTAGATGAATACAATAATGGATTAACATATGTAGTTGAAAAATTTAAGGATCAAAAAATAAGTGGTCATGTAAAATTAATTAAAGGTGAACGTTCTTCAATCGCACAGCTTGCAGCTGATCTTTTGTAG
- a CDS encoding YlaI family protein, translated as MRVKCMICDKSESISDESPIAKKLRNRPIHTYTCSECYDRIKIKTEQRIATGKFRFLKPVKDNDEW; from the coding sequence ATGAGAGTTAAATGCATGATTTGTGATAAAAGCGAATCAATTAGCGATGAGTCCCCTATTGCTAAAAAACTAAGAAATCGTCCAATCCATACATATACATGCTCCGAATGCTACGATCGAATTAAAATTAAAACAGAACAAAGAATTGCAACGGGAAAGTTCCGTTTCTTAAAACCTGTAAAGGATAATGATGAGTGGTGA
- the typA gene encoding translational GTPase TypA, whose product MLKKREDLRNIAIIAHVDHGKTTLVDELLKQSGTFRSNENVNERAMDSNDIERERGITILAKNTAIQYEGKRINIMDTPGHADFGGEVERIMKMVDGVLLVVDAYEGCMPQTRFVLKKALEQHLTPIVVVNKIDRDFARPDEVVDEVIDLFIELGADEDQLEFPVVFASAINGTSSLESDPSKQESNMNALFDTIIEHIPSPIDNSEEPLQFQVTLLDYNDYVGRIGIGRIFRGTMQVGQSVALMKLDGSVKQFRITKMFGFIGLKRIEIQEAKAGDLVAVSGMEDINVGETVCPAEHQEALPILRIDEPTLQMTFLVNNSPFAGREGKFVTSRKIEERLLQELQTDVSLRVENTDSPDVWIVSGRGELHLSILIENMRREGYELQVSKPEVIIRVIDGVRCEPVEHVQIDVPEEYTGSIMESMGARKGEMRDMVNNGNGQVRLTFMVPARGLIGYTTEFLTLTRGYGIINHSFDSYQPAIQGQVGGRRQGVLVSMETGKSSTYGIMGLEDRGVIFLEPGVDVYDGMIVGEHNRDNDLSVNVVKVKHATNIRSANKDQTTTMKKPRIMTLEESLEYLNDDEYCEVTPTSIRLRKKLLDKSERERAAKKKKFAEQE is encoded by the coding sequence ATTTTGAAAAAAAGAGAAGATTTACGCAATATCGCAATTATTGCTCACGTTGACCATGGTAAAACAACGTTAGTTGATGAATTATTAAAACAATCAGGTACATTCCGTTCAAACGAAAACGTTAATGAGCGTGCAATGGACTCAAATGATATAGAACGTGAACGTGGAATTACAATTTTAGCTAAAAACACAGCAATCCAATACGAAGGTAAACGTATTAACATCATGGATACTCCTGGACACGCCGATTTTGGTGGAGAAGTAGAACGTATCATGAAAATGGTTGATGGTGTTCTTTTAGTTGTAGATGCATATGAAGGATGTATGCCTCAAACTCGTTTCGTACTGAAAAAAGCTTTAGAACAACATTTAACACCAATCGTAGTTGTAAACAAAATCGACCGTGACTTCGCACGTCCTGATGAAGTAGTAGACGAAGTAATCGATTTATTTATTGAATTAGGTGCAGACGAAGATCAATTAGAATTCCCAGTTGTATTCGCTTCAGCAATCAACGGAACTTCTAGCTTAGAGTCTGATCCTTCTAAACAAGAATCAAATATGAATGCGTTATTCGATACAATTATCGAGCACATTCCATCTCCAATCGATAACAGTGAAGAGCCTTTACAATTCCAAGTAACATTATTAGACTACAATGACTATGTTGGACGTATCGGTATCGGACGTATTTTCCGAGGAACTATGCAAGTTGGTCAATCAGTTGCATTAATGAAACTTGATGGATCAGTTAAGCAATTCCGTATCACGAAAATGTTTGGATTCATTGGATTAAAACGTATTGAAATCCAAGAAGCAAAAGCTGGTGATTTAGTAGCAGTATCTGGAATGGAAGATATCAACGTTGGTGAAACAGTATGTCCTGCAGAACACCAAGAAGCACTTCCAATCTTACGTATTGATGAGCCAACTCTTCAAATGACATTCTTAGTTAATAATTCACCTTTTGCAGGTCGTGAAGGTAAATTCGTAACTTCTCGTAAAATTGAAGAAAGATTATTACAAGAACTTCAAACTGACGTAAGTTTACGTGTAGAAAACACAGATTCTCCTGATGTTTGGATCGTTAGTGGACGTGGAGAGCTTCACTTATCAATCTTAATCGAAAACATGCGTCGTGAAGGTTATGAGCTTCAAGTATCAAAACCAGAAGTTATAATCCGTGTTATTGATGGAGTAAGATGTGAGCCGGTTGAGCATGTACAAATCGACGTACCAGAAGAATACACTGGTTCAATCATGGAATCAATGGGTGCTCGTAAAGGTGAAATGAGAGACATGGTTAATAATGGTAACGGTCAAGTTCGTTTAACATTTATGGTACCAGCTCGTGGATTAATTGGTTACACTACTGAGTTCTTAACATTAACTCGTGGTTATGGAATCATTAACCATTCATTCGATAGCTACCAACCAGCTATTCAAGGTCAAGTTGGTGGACGTCGTCAAGGTGTATTAGTTTCAATGGAAACTGGTAAATCTTCAACTTACGGAATTATGGGTCTTGAAGACCGTGGTGTAATTTTCCTTGAGCCAGGTGTAGATGTATACGACGGTATGATTGTTGGTGAGCACAACCGTGATAATGATTTATCAGTAAACGTTGTTAAAGTTAAACATGCAACTAACATCCGTTCAGCTAACAAAGACCAAACAACAACAATGAAAAAACCACGTATTATGACGCTTGAAGAATCTTTAGAATACTTAAATGATGATGAGTACTGTGAAGTTACACCAACATCAATTCGTTTACGTAAAAAGCTTCTTGATAAAAGCGAGCGTGAGCGTGCAGCGAAAAAGAAAAAATTCGCTGAACAAGAATAA
- a CDS encoding DUF5325 family protein, protein MSNTKFRLFCVALLSVIFLILVGIMLAELSIIGAVISLIISISLVGYGFSLRAKLKREGKF, encoded by the coding sequence ATGTCTAACACTAAGTTTCGGCTTTTCTGCGTAGCACTTTTATCCGTAATCTTCTTAATTCTAGTTGGTATTATGCTAGCAGAACTAAGTATTATAGGGGCTGTCATTTCACTAATTATTTCAATTTCATTAGTTGGTTATGGTTTTTCATTACGTGCTAAATTAAAAAGAGAAGGTAAGTTTTAA
- a CDS encoding inositol monophosphatase family protein, which yields MNEDWKEIEQFARKLLQEATENIKSSLYDSITINTKSNENDLVTNKDEEIEKFFYEKIKKKFPNHYLLGEEGKGDELNQVDGIVWILDPIDGTMNFVHQKRNFAISLGIYDNGIGKMGFILDVIHNELYFAKKGEGAFLNDLEITPLKNIVIEEAIVAVNAIWLTKNRYLNHEKLGELVRRVRGSRSYGTAAIEMVYVAMGRIDAYITPRLSPWDFAAGKIIVEELGGICTTLKNEELSILKKSSVLISNPSIQKELMSDYIEFLQ from the coding sequence ATGAATGAAGACTGGAAAGAAATTGAACAATTCGCAAGAAAATTGCTTCAAGAGGCAACTGAAAATATTAAAAGCTCTTTATACGACTCGATTACAATCAATACGAAATCGAATGAAAATGATTTAGTAACAAATAAAGATGAAGAAATTGAAAAATTCTTTTATGAAAAAATAAAAAAGAAGTTTCCGAATCATTACTTGCTTGGTGAAGAAGGCAAAGGCGATGAATTGAATCAAGTAGATGGAATTGTATGGATTCTTGATCCGATTGATGGAACAATGAATTTTGTCCATCAAAAACGTAATTTTGCAATTTCATTAGGTATTTATGACAACGGAATCGGTAAAATGGGATTTATTTTGGATGTAATACATAACGAACTATATTTCGCTAAAAAAGGTGAAGGTGCATTTTTAAACGATTTAGAAATAACTCCTTTGAAAAATATTGTAATCGAAGAGGCTATAGTAGCTGTAAATGCGATTTGGTTAACAAAAAATCGTTATTTAAACCATGAAAAATTAGGAGAGCTTGTTCGTAGAGTTAGGGGAAGTAGATCTTATGGAACTGCTGCGATCGAAATGGTCTATGTAGCAATGGGACGAATCGATGCATATATTACACCAAGATTATCTCCATGGGATTTTGCTGCGGGTAAGATTATAGTTGAAGAGCTAGGTGGAATATGTACAACGCTAAAAAATGAAGAACTTTCGATATTGAAAAAAAGCTCAGTACTAATAAGTAATCCTTCTATTCAAAAAGAATTAATGAGCGACTATATCGAATTTTTACAATAA
- a CDS encoding DUF1054 domain-containing protein, which produces MVQTFFKESDFEIFTTDSNLENRMSAIQNEIQPKFKEIEEEILPFLNVQSDQTFFAHIAKHARRTVNPPKDTWIAFATNNRGYKMLPHFQFGLWGTHLFVYFGIIYESPNKQSIAINFEKNKNKLYKIIPKDFVVSYDHMKPDVIQKSKMKKDDFSAVIKRFHDVKKAEFLCGITIPKDEAITLTKDELIQRIIETYNTLIPLYNISVK; this is translated from the coding sequence ATGGTTCAAACTTTTTTTAAAGAAAGTGATTTTGAAATATTTACAACTGACTCAAATTTAGAAAATAGAATGAGTGCTATACAAAATGAAATTCAACCAAAGTTTAAAGAAATTGAAGAAGAAATATTACCATTTTTAAATGTACAATCTGATCAAACCTTTTTTGCTCATATCGCTAAACATGCTCGTCGAACTGTGAATCCTCCAAAAGATACTTGGATTGCGTTTGCTACAAATAATCGTGGATACAAAATGCTTCCTCATTTCCAATTTGGACTGTGGGGTACACATCTTTTTGTCTATTTTGGCATTATTTACGAAAGTCCAAATAAGCAATCGATTGCAATTAATTTTGAAAAAAATAAAAATAAACTTTACAAAATAATTCCAAAAGATTTTGTTGTTTCATACGATCACATGAAACCTGATGTAATTCAAAAAAGTAAAATGAAAAAAGATGATTTCAGTGCGGTTATAAAAAGATTTCATGATGTAAAAAAAGCTGAATTTCTTTGTGGAATAACGATTCCTAAAGATGAAGCAATTACACTTACAAAGGATGAACTAATCCAACGTATTATAGAAACATATAATACTTTAATTCCATTATACAATATAAGTGTAAAATGA
- a CDS encoding UPF0223 family protein: MDYQYPISYDWSTSETIEVIAFYTSVEKAYEKGVEREELMTAYKQFKSIVPSIAEEKKLCNELEELSGYSAYRVIQKAKKGAPGDKIKM; the protein is encoded by the coding sequence ATGGATTACCAATACCCAATTTCATATGATTGGTCAACAAGTGAGACAATCGAAGTAATTGCGTTCTACACATCAGTAGAAAAAGCATATGAAAAGGGAGTAGAACGTGAAGAACTAATGACTGCGTATAAACAGTTTAAGTCAATCGTACCAAGCATTGCTGAAGAAAAAAAATTATGTAACGAATTAGAGGAGCTATCGGGCTATTCTGCATATCGAGTAATACAAAAAGCTAAAAAGGGTGCACCTGGCGATAAGATTAAAATGTAA
- a CDS encoding aminotransferase class I/II-fold pyridoxal phosphate-dependent enzyme: MKQNETPLFSSLLEHAKKNPIQFHIPGHKKGNGMDPTFREFIGDNALSIDLINIAPLDDLHHPKGKIKQAQDLAAKAFDADHTFFSVQGTSGAIMTMVMSVCGPGDKIIVPRNVHKSVLSAIIFSGATPIFVHPEIDSELGISHGITTNAVKEAILNNPDAKAVLVINPTYFGFVADLKSIVDLAHSHGLAVLVDEAHGVHIHFHNELPMSAMQAGADMAATSVHKLGGSMTQSSILNVREGIVNVHRVQSVLSMLTTTSTSYLLLASLDVARKRLATVGEELLTNTIRLANNARNKINSINGLYCPGYDLVGNEATFNFDPTKLLISVKKLGVTGHDVEVWLRERFNIEVEMSDLYNVLCILTPGDSEEDIQQLIHALEILGTEFEISERNTNLNVEIPTIPNLAVSPRDAFYSETESVPLEDSVGRIIAEFVMVYPPGIPIFLPGEEITLENLVYIKKNIEAGLPVQGPEDEELLTLKVLK, encoded by the coding sequence ATGAAACAAAATGAAACACCGTTATTTTCTTCTTTATTAGAACATGCAAAGAAGAACCCTATTCAATTCCATATTCCTGGACATAAAAAAGGAAATGGAATGGATCCTACTTTTAGAGAGTTTATTGGTGACAATGCATTATCAATCGATTTAATCAACATTGCTCCTTTAGATGATTTGCATCATCCAAAAGGTAAAATAAAACAAGCACAAGATCTTGCAGCTAAAGCTTTCGATGCAGACCACACTTTCTTTTCGGTACAAGGCACAAGCGGTGCTATTATGACAATGGTAATGAGTGTTTGTGGACCTGGCGATAAAATAATCGTACCAAGAAATGTTCATAAATCTGTTTTATCCGCAATCATTTTCTCAGGAGCGACACCAATATTTGTTCATCCTGAAATTGATAGTGAATTAGGTATTTCTCACGGTATTACAACAAATGCAGTTAAAGAGGCTATTTTAAATAACCCGGATGCTAAAGCAGTTCTAGTCATTAACCCTACATACTTTGGATTTGTAGCTGACTTAAAAAGCATTGTTGACTTAGCACATTCACATGGCCTTGCCGTTTTAGTTGATGAAGCGCACGGTGTACATATTCATTTCCATAATGAATTACCGATGTCTGCGATGCAAGCAGGGGCTGACATGGCCGCTACGAGCGTACATAAGCTTGGAGGGTCTATGACTCAAAGTTCCATTTTAAATGTAAGAGAAGGCATTGTAAATGTTCACAGAGTACAATCTGTTTTAAGTATGCTGACAACTACCTCCACTTCCTATTTATTACTTGCTTCATTAGATGTTGCAAGAAAAAGATTAGCGACTGTCGGTGAAGAATTACTTACAAACACTATTAGACTAGCAAATAATGCACGAAATAAAATTAATTCAATAAATGGTCTTTATTGTCCTGGTTATGACTTAGTAGGTAATGAAGCAACATTCAATTTTGATCCTACCAAATTATTAATAAGTGTAAAAAAATTAGGTGTAACTGGTCATGATGTTGAAGTTTGGTTAAGAGAGCGTTTTAATATTGAAGTAGAAATGTCTGATTTGTATAATGTTCTTTGCATTTTAACTCCTGGAGACAGCGAAGAAGATATTCAGCAGTTAATACACGCACTTGAAATATTAGGAACTGAATTTGAAATTTCAGAGCGTAATACAAATTTAAACGTTGAGATTCCTACTATTCCAAATTTAGCAGTCTCACCAAGAGATGCATTCTATTCAGAAACAGAGTCTGTTCCATTAGAGGATTCTGTAGGTAGAATTATCGCTGAGTTTGTAATGGTTTATCCACCTGGAATTCCAATCTTCTTACCTGGTGAAGAGATTACACTTGAAAATCTCGTTTATATTAAAAAGAATATTGAAGCAGGACTACCTGTCCAAGGTCCAGAAGATGAAGAATTATTAACTTTAAAAGTATTAAAATAA
- a CDS encoding protein-glutamine gamma-glutamyltransferase: MIVVNNKIVHASLKNSEDSNNKLYQEILSNLTTSKKSHIYKSERELSFDVTLRTYVLKASKELLTSGMQFRVFRRAYCNPMFWIRTPMGGFRLRPGIRASMGIYDIFRNGQFYATECATAIIMVFYKALLDLYGYEIFDQIFDNGFYLYTWNYDPKLAILTAEVDRPAPGDVVYIKNPEVDPMTPEWQGENTVCMGSNYYYGHGIGIRGLQEIIYHLNMHRYPFAMVSAYLTNLNTRIDSNEMAQYLKDNSKLIPVKTREVSSDVVTARIGDQTQIA; the protein is encoded by the coding sequence TTGATAGTCGTGAATAATAAAATTGTTCATGCTTCATTAAAAAATAGCGAAGATTCAAATAATAAGCTTTACCAAGAAATATTGTCTAATTTAACGACTAGTAAAAAATCACATATTTATAAATCAGAGCGAGAATTATCATTTGATGTAACACTTCGAACTTATGTCCTAAAGGCGTCTAAAGAACTCTTAACAAGTGGTATGCAATTTAGAGTTTTTAGAAGAGCTTATTGTAATCCAATGTTTTGGATTCGCACACCAATGGGAGGATTCAGACTTAGGCCAGGCATAAGAGCTTCAATGGGAATTTATGATATATTTCGAAACGGACAATTTTATGCAACTGAATGTGCTACTGCAATCATAATGGTCTTTTATAAAGCCCTATTAGATTTATACGGCTATGAAATTTTTGACCAAATTTTCGATAACGGTTTTTACTTATACACTTGGAATTATGACCCTAAATTAGCCATATTAACGGCAGAAGTTGATCGCCCAGCACCAGGCGATGTAGTTTATATAAAAAATCCAGAAGTCGATCCAATGACTCCAGAATGGCAAGGGGAAAACACAGTTTGTATGGGAAGTAATTATTATTATGGCCACGGAATCGGCATACGGGGGCTTCAAGAGATCATTTACCATTTAAATATGCATAGATATCCTTTTGCAATGGTTTCTGCTTATTTAACAAATTTGAATACAAGAATTGACTCTAATGAAATGGCTCAATATTTAAAAGATAATTCAAAATTAATACCAGTAAAAACGCGAGAAGTTTCATCTGATGTAGTAACAGCAAGAATTGGAGATCAAACTCAAATTGCATAA
- a CDS encoding GapA-binding peptide SR1P, with product MGTFVCKCCDKTVGHFEDEKVTTLYVKDCEECQSAENEG from the coding sequence ATGGGAACGTTCGTGTGCAAATGTTGTGATAAAACAGTAGGTCATTTTGAGGATGAAAAAGTAACAACACTTTATGTAAAAGATTGCGAAGAGTGTCAATCAGCAGAAAATGAAGGTTGA
- a CDS encoding DUF3055 domain-containing protein, with protein MFEKLYDDHENARVRFVGFVAHDVRYDIGIVYTNMFFGKPLVICMQSRQCIVLDRQDVSFPNQLKFLCKLKTEEEAMQLADYLADWLPSPSIEESYE; from the coding sequence ATGTTTGAAAAATTATATGACGATCATGAAAATGCAAGAGTGAGATTTGTAGGGTTTGTCGCTCATGATGTAAGATACGATATTGGCATTGTATATACGAACATGTTCTTTGGGAAGCCACTCGTCATTTGTATGCAATCAAGGCAATGTATCGTATTAGATCGCCAAGATGTATCGTTTCCTAATCAATTAAAATTTTTGTGTAAACTAAAAACAGAGGAAGAAGCAATGCAGCTTGCAGATTATTTAGCCGACTGGCTTCCGTCACCAAGTATAGAGGAGAGTTATGAATAA
- a CDS encoding DUF1885 family protein: MVQQATIQLVDKSKYEEANLELLNTLINDYIQSSTKIGQQVDWNYERASFPYSISNKKLDDQDALYLQSEDSRYKHFVVSIQDYKNIVITLLPNSTYGDKGKANELCRYLAQKIEAKLELFNKRIMYFYKR, from the coding sequence ATGGTTCAGCAAGCTACTATTCAATTAGTGGATAAATCAAAATATGAAGAAGCAAACTTAGAATTATTAAATACTTTAATAAATGATTACATACAATCTTCTACTAAAATCGGTCAACAAGTTGACTGGAATTATGAAAGGGCTTCATTTCCTTATTCTATTTCAAATAAAAAATTAGATGACCAAGATGCTCTTTATTTACAAAGTGAAGATTCACGATATAAACATTTTGTTGTTTCAATTCAAGACTATAAAAACATAGTGATTACACTATTACCAAACTCAACTTATGGAGATAAAGGTAAAGCAAATGAACTTTGTAGATATTTAGCTCAAAAAATTGAAGCAAAGCTTGAACTATTTAACAAACGAATCATGTATTTTTATAAAAGATAA